Proteins co-encoded in one Alistipes sp. ZOR0009 genomic window:
- the trxA gene encoding thioredoxin — translation MAKNITTQEFKDLVFNYDESKEWKFKGDKPAVIDFYADWCAPCKMVAPIIEELSSEFEGKIDFYKVNTEVEQELSGAFGIRSIPSILFIPVEGQPQMSAGALPKNTFKEAFKDIFNVQ, via the coding sequence ATGGCAAAGAACATTACAACACAGGAGTTTAAAGATTTAGTTTTTAACTACGACGAGTCTAAGGAATGGAAGTTTAAAGGAGATAAGCCAGCGGTGATCGATTTTTATGCCGATTGGTGTGCTCCGTGTAAGATGGTTGCTCCGATTATTGAAGAGCTGAGCAGCGAGTTTGAAGGGAAAATTGATTTCTACAAGGTTAATACAGAAGTGGAGCAGGAGCTCTCAGGGGCTTTCGGCATCCGTAGCATTCCATCGATACTGTTCATTCCGGTTGAAGGACAGCCTCAGATGTCGGCCGGAGCGCTTCCTAAGAATACGTTTAAGGAAGCTTTTAAGGATATCTTTAATGTTCAATAG
- a CDS encoding Crp/Fnr family transcriptional regulator: MKTILENDNDFFCDIQAPCFQQLSPEEIEFIGNSKTQVLFRKGENLTKQGAFASYVLFLVSGIAKQYVEGDAGKSYNLRMVIPGEFVGLTSVFTHKPYNYSTIALTDVQAFLVDNNSLLKVAQNNGNFAIGIIKRYSLQNNGLFDNIRTLMYKQMNGRMAEVLLYIDGIKVEGIDIFAQLSRKEIAEFAGISTENAVKILKSFEKDNLIKLEDKTITILNSNHLAEISKHG, translated from the coding sequence ATGAAAACAATACTAGAAAACGACAACGATTTTTTTTGCGACATACAGGCGCCATGCTTTCAGCAGCTAAGTCCCGAAGAAATAGAGTTTATAGGCAACAGCAAAACCCAGGTGCTATTCCGGAAAGGTGAAAACCTAACCAAGCAAGGAGCCTTTGCTTCGTACGTTCTTTTCTTGGTGAGCGGAATTGCCAAGCAGTACGTAGAGGGCGATGCAGGCAAGAGCTACAACCTACGAATGGTTATTCCAGGAGAATTCGTTGGGCTAACCTCCGTTTTTACCCACAAACCATACAACTACTCCACCATTGCGCTTACCGACGTGCAAGCCTTTTTGGTTGACAACAATTCACTACTTAAGGTAGCCCAAAACAACGGGAATTTTGCTATAGGTATTATTAAAAGATACAGCTTGCAAAACAATGGCCTTTTTGACAATATACGCACTTTAATGTACAAGCAGATGAACGGGCGCATGGCTGAAGTACTGCTTTATATTGATGGCATTAAAGTTGAAGGTATTGATATTTTTGCTCAGCTATCGCGCAAAGAAATTGCAGAATTTGCCGGAATATCCACCGAAAATGCGGTAAAGATTTTAAAATCGTTCGAAAAAGATAACCTTATCAAACTCGAGGACAAAACCATTACCATCTTAAACAGCAACCATCTTGCCGAAATATCAAAACACGGGTAG
- a CDS encoding amino acid permease — protein sequence MRFRKPLETLIKESQETGEHSLKRSLGSINLVALGIGAIIGAGLFSLTGIAAADNAGAAVTLSFVIAAVGCAFAGLCYAEFASMIPVAGSAYTYSYATMGELVAWIIGWDLVLEYALGAATVSVSWSSYLSKFLGNFGISLPYELTHAPMDSMTLADGSVVSGFINLPAIFIVFALSMLLIKGTKESAFLNGLLVALKVTVVLVFIAIGWHFINPANHTPFIPENTGVWGEYGWSGVFRGAAVVFFAYIGFDAVSTAAQESKNPRVGMPIGILGSLVISTILYLLFSYVMTGMANYTEFKGSAAPVAVAIAKTPYAWLQQFIILAILAGYTSVILVMLLGQSRIFYSMSKDGLLPSIFSKIHPKFKTPYKNNLLFAIFTSLLAGFVNISDLGHMVSIGTLFAFVLVAIGVMIMRKTQPDAPRAFKTPLVPLVPILGIVVCLAMMLSLPIVTWIRLFIWMAIGFTIYFTYGKNHSLIRNAKNFSEK from the coding sequence ATGAGATTTAGAAAACCGTTAGAGACTCTGATAAAGGAGTCGCAAGAAACGGGAGAGCACTCGCTCAAACGTAGCCTTGGAAGTATTAATTTGGTCGCTCTAGGAATTGGGGCAATTATTGGAGCCGGGTTATTTTCGCTCACCGGCATTGCTGCTGCAGATAATGCAGGAGCAGCAGTTACGCTTTCATTTGTCATTGCCGCTGTTGGGTGCGCATTTGCAGGTCTTTGCTATGCAGAGTTTGCATCAATGATACCAGTAGCAGGAAGTGCGTACACCTACTCCTATGCAACGATGGGAGAACTCGTAGCCTGGATTATAGGCTGGGACTTGGTGCTAGAGTATGCCTTAGGGGCAGCAACCGTTTCTGTAAGTTGGTCTTCGTATCTTTCGAAATTTCTTGGAAATTTTGGAATTTCACTCCCATACGAGCTAACCCATGCGCCTATGGATTCAATGACATTAGCAGACGGTAGCGTTGTATCTGGATTTATCAATCTTCCGGCTATTTTTATTGTATTTGCCCTCTCCATGCTACTTATAAAAGGAACAAAAGAGTCTGCGTTCCTAAATGGGCTGCTTGTAGCGCTTAAAGTAACTGTAGTTTTAGTTTTTATTGCTATTGGGTGGCATTTTATAAATCCAGCCAACCACACTCCTTTCATTCCCGAAAATACTGGCGTATGGGGAGAATACGGCTGGTCTGGGGTATTCAGAGGTGCAGCAGTAGTTTTCTTTGCCTACATTGGGTTCGATGCGGTATCAACCGCGGCACAAGAGAGTAAAAATCCAAGGGTGGGAATGCCCATCGGGATACTAGGCTCACTCGTGATAAGCACAATACTATACCTCCTTTTCTCATACGTTATGACAGGAATGGCAAACTATACCGAGTTTAAAGGGAGTGCCGCGCCTGTTGCTGTAGCTATTGCCAAAACGCCCTATGCTTGGCTTCAACAATTTATCATACTGGCAATTCTCGCAGGGTACACGTCTGTGATATTGGTAATGCTTTTAGGTCAATCTCGCATTTTTTACTCTATGTCCAAAGACGGACTTCTTCCCTCTATTTTCTCGAAGATCCACCCTAAATTTAAAACGCCCTACAAGAACAACCTACTATTTGCAATTTTCACCTCACTACTAGCAGGGTTTGTTAACATATCAGACCTCGGACATATGGTAAGCATAGGAACCCTATTTGCCTTTGTTCTCGTTGCTATTGGGGTAATGATAATGCGGAAGACGCAACCCGATGCGCCAAGAGCATTCAAAACTCCACTTGTTCCTCTAGTTCCTATACTGGGAATTGTTGTTTGCCTAGCAATGATGCTCTCTCTTCCGATAGTTACTTGGATTCGCCTTTTCATCTGGATGGCAATTGGATTTACCATATACTTCACATACGGGAAAAACCATTCGCTCATTAGGAATGCGAAGAATTTTTCAGAAAAATAA
- a CDS encoding alpha-amylase family glycosyl hydrolase — MKAQKQVVLWGILLLLLMAGCGTKDGQKKATGDGMARYQPKQYVELKHPSWSKNATIYEVNLRQFTPEGTFKAFEGHLQRLKEMGVDIIWLMPINPIGEKNRKGTLGSEYSVKDYLAVNPEYGTMDDFKALVKRIHSMGMYVIVDWVANHSAWDNKLATDHPDWYTKTREGKFQPTPWYDWSDVIDFDYTVPAMRKYMTDAMKFWVKEADIDGYRCDVAGFIPVDFWDNVRAELDAIKPVFMLAEWESRDMHRRAFDMTYAWSLWDEMKKATTGKKGIGGLVVYMSHDVNAFPHDAFRMTFTDNHDKNSWEGTQFSNFGEGLQACMVFACTVNGMPLVYSGQEAGLDRSLKFFDKDEIEWKQHPFYSMYRELFDLKHKNQALWNGAWGGEMVRIYNDMEDKVISFVREKNGNVVIPIINFSDRQVSVTLKDKDYAGKYSELFSKVAFELKGDDKLTLGPWSYMVLYK; from the coding sequence ATGAAGGCTCAAAAACAGGTAGTACTATGGGGTATCCTGCTACTGCTGCTTATGGCAGGCTGTGGCACTAAGGATGGACAGAAAAAGGCCACTGGCGATGGGATGGCGCGCTATCAGCCAAAGCAGTACGTGGAGCTAAAGCATCCATCATGGAGTAAAAATGCCACCATCTACGAGGTCAACCTTCGTCAGTTTACCCCCGAAGGGACGTTTAAGGCCTTCGAAGGCCATTTGCAGCGGCTTAAGGAGATGGGGGTGGATATCATTTGGTTGATGCCCATCAACCCAATAGGAGAGAAGAACCGAAAGGGAACCTTGGGCAGCGAGTATTCGGTAAAAGACTACCTGGCGGTAAATCCGGAGTACGGCACTATGGACGATTTTAAGGCGCTTGTTAAGCGGATTCATAGCATGGGGATGTATGTTATCGTCGACTGGGTGGCCAACCACTCTGCGTGGGATAACAAGCTGGCCACCGACCATCCCGATTGGTACACCAAAACCCGCGAGGGGAAATTTCAGCCCACCCCTTGGTACGATTGGAGCGATGTGATAGATTTTGACTACACGGTTCCTGCCATGCGCAAGTATATGACCGATGCCATGAAATTCTGGGTTAAGGAGGCCGATATCGACGGCTATCGTTGCGATGTGGCGGGCTTTATTCCGGTTGACTTTTGGGATAACGTGCGCGCGGAGCTTGATGCCATTAAGCCGGTGTTTATGCTGGCCGAATGGGAGTCGCGCGATATGCATCGGCGTGCCTTCGACATGACCTACGCGTGGTCGTTGTGGGACGAGATGAAGAAGGCAACCACCGGTAAGAAGGGCATCGGAGGATTGGTGGTCTATATGTCGCACGATGTTAATGCCTTTCCTCACGATGCCTTCCGTATGACATTTACCGACAACCACGACAAGAATTCGTGGGAGGGTACGCAGTTCTCGAACTTTGGTGAAGGGTTACAGGCCTGTATGGTATTTGCTTGTACCGTTAACGGTATGCCGTTGGTGTACAGCGGACAGGAAGCGGGGCTCGATCGCTCGCTTAAATTCTTTGATAAGGATGAAATAGAGTGGAAGCAGCATCCTTTTTACAGCATGTACAGGGAGTTATTCGATCTTAAGCATAAAAATCAGGCGCTGTGGAATGGCGCATGGGGTGGCGAAATGGTTCGCATCTACAACGATATGGAGGATAAGGTGATCTCTTTTGTACGAGAGAAGAATGGGAATGTCGTTATTCCAATCATTAACTTTAGCGACAGGCAGGTAAGTGTTACGCTAAAGGATAAAGACTATGCGGGGAAATACTCCGAGCTATTCTCAAAGGTAGCCTTTGAGCTAAAGGGGGATGATAAGCTTACGCTTGGACCGTGGAGCTACATGGTGCTGTATAAGTAA
- a CDS encoding porin family protein, with protein MRKFVLMLALLGGATLANAQLFTFGLKAGINTTTDVFKNVTINNGASDNWQIVKNNAKVGFQAGAFARVKLLGFYVQPEFYYSQSRTEITLSQVTAGQTTVKNEINKLNTLNIPILVGYKFGPLRVNAGPVANIVVGNSNIIEDITGVRQSMKTANWGFQAGVGVDILKTLTFDARYEGSLSKLGSSYNTLAGSNVNFGSHPQQFIFTVGVFLF; from the coding sequence ATGAGAAAGTTCGTATTAATGCTGGCCCTTTTAGGCGGCGCAACCCTTGCCAATGCTCAGCTCTTTACCTTCGGTTTAAAGGCGGGTATTAACACCACTACGGATGTTTTTAAGAACGTAACCATCAACAATGGTGCGAGCGACAACTGGCAAATTGTAAAGAATAACGCTAAGGTTGGTTTTCAGGCGGGTGCCTTTGCTCGCGTAAAGCTGCTAGGCTTTTACGTGCAGCCCGAGTTCTACTACTCTCAGTCTAGAACCGAGATTACCCTCTCGCAGGTTACCGCTGGGCAAACTACGGTAAAGAACGAAATCAACAAGCTTAATACCCTGAATATTCCTATTCTTGTAGGCTACAAGTTTGGTCCGCTACGCGTAAATGCAGGCCCTGTAGCTAATATTGTTGTAGGCAATAGCAATATTATCGAGGATATCACGGGCGTTAGGCAGAGCATGAAAACGGCCAACTGGGGATTCCAGGCGGGCGTTGGTGTGGATATTCTAAAGACTCTGACCTTTGATGCGCGCTACGAGGGAAGCCTTTCGAAGCTTGGCTCGTCGTACAATACGCTTGCCGGCAGCAATGTCAACTTTGGTAGCCATCCGCAGCAGTTTATCTTTACGGTTGGGGTGTTCCTTTTTTAG
- a CDS encoding SDR family oxidoreductase codes for MRNIQMEDKIILITGASSGIGRACALEFAARGAKVVLGARSTEELNEVVAQITSNGGSAVASFLDVADEASCKSFVELGISTYGKIDVLINNAGISMRAIFEDVDLAVLKRLMDVNFWGTVYCTKYALPSLLENRGSVVGVSSIAGFMGLPGRTGYSSSKFAMHGFLETLRVENQKKGLHVMIAAPGFTASNVRLNALNEAGVKQGETPRDEGKMMTSEEVARRIANGVVNRNRTLIMTLMGKVTVFLKRIAPKMLDKLSYAEMAKEPNSPLR; via the coding sequence ATGCGAAATATTCAGATGGAGGACAAAATAATACTGATTACAGGAGCGTCATCGGGGATTGGAAGGGCTTGCGCTTTAGAATTTGCCGCCCGTGGTGCTAAAGTGGTGCTAGGTGCACGCTCTACAGAGGAACTAAATGAAGTTGTTGCCCAGATTACTTCAAACGGAGGTAGTGCGGTTGCCTCTTTTTTGGATGTGGCCGATGAAGCTTCCTGCAAGTCTTTCGTCGAACTAGGCATCTCGACTTACGGAAAAATAGATGTTCTCATCAACAATGCAGGCATATCGATGCGGGCCATATTTGAGGATGTCGACTTGGCCGTTTTAAAACGCCTGATGGATGTTAACTTTTGGGGAACGGTGTACTGTACGAAGTATGCGTTGCCTTCGCTTTTGGAAAATAGGGGGAGCGTTGTTGGCGTAAGCTCTATTGCTGGCTTTATGGGGCTGCCTGGACGTACTGGCTACTCCTCCTCGAAGTTTGCCATGCACGGTTTTTTGGAGACGCTGCGTGTCGAAAACCAAAAGAAAGGTTTGCATGTTATGATTGCGGCTCCTGGTTTCACTGCTTCTAACGTGCGTTTAAACGCGCTCAATGAGGCTGGGGTTAAACAGGGCGAAACTCCACGCGACGAAGGGAAGATGATGACGTCGGAGGAGGTTGCACGCCGTATTGCCAACGGTGTAGTAAATCGCAACCGTACGTTAATAATGACGCTAATGGGTAAGGTTACCGTTTTTCTAAAAAGGATAGCTCCCAAAATGCTAGATAAGCTATCGTACGCCGAAATGGCTAAGGAGCCTAATTCTCCGTTAAGGTAG
- the cls gene encoding cardiolipin synthase, whose protein sequence is MMQNILHYLLQINLSYLFQGIYLFTIFFVVGLVIHEKRDPVKTISWVLVIILLPIVGVIFYFVFGQNYRKQKMFSRKGLKDIAFIDKIQEEQLLSFSKNKLGKHVRSDFRSIIGLLLNNSKSLYTENNSVKILNNGGETFDHIVDAISKAEVYIHLEYYIFSDDKIGTRIQQLLIEKAAKGVEVCLIYDDVGSWYLKSTFVQEMRQAGIQVYPFMEVSFPWFTRKVNFRNHRKIVVVDGKVGFVGGVNVADRYIEGDPKLGFWRDTHLEMVGDAVRLLALVFQMDWYFVSGKTFEPLDRYLPPFGKVGDTAVQICSAGPDSDWASIMQAYFSAITKAKKHIYISTPYFMPNESILTAIKTAALSGVDVRIMIPHKSDSAIVYWSTLSYLAEMLEAGVKFYFYEKGFNHSKIMMVDGSFASVGTANLDIRSFEDNFEVSAFIYDDAVTQELERQFHADLLNCRLITLHYWERRPFINSLKEGVARLFSPLL, encoded by the coding sequence ATGATGCAGAATATTTTACATTACCTGTTGCAAATTAACTTATCCTACCTCTTTCAGGGGATTTACCTGTTTACCATCTTTTTTGTCGTAGGGTTGGTGATACACGAGAAGAGGGACCCCGTTAAAACCATCTCGTGGGTGCTGGTAATAATCCTATTGCCCATTGTTGGGGTTATCTTTTATTTTGTCTTTGGACAGAATTATCGGAAGCAGAAGATGTTTAGCCGCAAAGGGCTAAAGGATATTGCCTTTATAGATAAAATACAGGAGGAGCAGCTGCTGAGTTTTTCGAAAAACAAGCTAGGTAAGCATGTTCGTTCTGATTTCCGTTCAATAATTGGCTTATTGTTGAATAACAGTAAGTCGCTTTATACCGAGAATAATAGCGTAAAGATACTCAATAATGGGGGGGAGACCTTCGACCATATTGTAGATGCAATTAGTAAGGCCGAGGTGTACATTCATCTGGAGTATTACATCTTTTCCGACGACAAAATTGGTACCCGCATTCAGCAGCTGCTTATCGAAAAGGCGGCCAAAGGGGTGGAGGTATGCCTTATTTACGACGATGTGGGAAGCTGGTACCTGAAGTCAACCTTTGTACAGGAGATGCGCCAGGCTGGAATACAGGTGTACCCTTTTATGGAGGTTAGCTTTCCGTGGTTTACCCGTAAGGTAAACTTTCGGAACCACCGTAAGATTGTGGTGGTAGATGGTAAGGTGGGGTTTGTGGGAGGCGTTAATGTGGCCGATCGTTACATTGAGGGAGATCCCAAGCTTGGATTTTGGCGCGATACACACCTCGAGATGGTGGGCGATGCCGTACGCCTGCTGGCCTTGGTTTTTCAGATGGACTGGTATTTTGTGAGCGGGAAAACGTTCGAGCCGCTAGATCGGTACTTGCCGCCTTTCGGTAAGGTGGGGGATACTGCTGTTCAAATCTGTAGTGCTGGGCCCGACTCCGACTGGGCAAGCATTATGCAGGCCTACTTTTCGGCAATAACCAAGGCTAAAAAGCATATTTACATCTCTACACCCTACTTTATGCCTAACGAGAGCATCCTTACGGCCATAAAGACGGCCGCGCTTAGCGGCGTGGATGTGCGTATAATGATACCCCATAAGTCCGACTCGGCCATTGTTTACTGGAGTACCCTTTCGTATTTGGCGGAGATGCTTGAGGCTGGCGTAAAGTTTTACTTTTACGAAAAGGGCTTTAATCACTCCAAAATAATGATGGTGGATGGCTCTTTTGCCAGCGTGGGTACGGCAAACCTCGATATTCGATCGTTCGAGGACAACTTCGAAGTCTCTGCGTTTATCTACGATGATGCCGTAACGCAGGAGTTGGAGCGACAGTTTCATGCAGATTTACTAAATTGCAGGCTGATTACGTTACACTACTGGGAGCGACGCCCGTTTATCAACAGCTTAAAGGAAGGGGTCGCCCGATTGTTTAGTCCGCTGCTTTAG
- a CDS encoding YtxH domain-containing protein — MSTGKIVAGVLAGLAVGVTVGILFAPDKGSETRRKIVKKGHDSIDGIKEKLHDIADEISNKFGKKAAAEETEEA, encoded by the coding sequence ATGAGCACAGGAAAAATTGTTGCAGGAGTACTTGCCGGATTGGCAGTTGGCGTTACAGTAGGAATTCTTTTTGCACCAGACAAAGGGTCCGAAACTCGTCGTAAGATTGTAAAGAAAGGGCATGACAGTATCGACGGCATAAAAGAAAAACTACATGACATTGCCGACGAAATTTCCAACAAGTTCGGGAAAAAGGCTGCAGCCGAAGAAACAGAGGAAGCATAG
- the trxA gene encoding thioredoxin, which translates to MKGNFEALIESDKPVIVDFFAEWCSPCKMQAPILKELAAALGESVRILKVDVDKNPQVASRYQVRSVPTMMIFQRGQIRWRQTGLQPKHTILDALKQLQ; encoded by the coding sequence ATGAAGGGGAATTTTGAAGCGCTGATAGAATCTGATAAGCCCGTCATTGTGGACTTTTTTGCAGAATGGTGTTCTCCTTGTAAAATGCAGGCACCAATACTAAAGGAACTTGCGGCGGCTTTAGGAGAATCTGTTCGTATTCTGAAGGTTGATGTGGACAAAAATCCTCAAGTCGCGTCGCGCTATCAAGTACGGAGTGTCCCTACCATGATGATATTTCAAAGGGGGCAGATAAGGTGGCGCCAAACGGGGTTGCAGCCTAAGCATACCATTTTGGATGCGCTGAAGCAGTTACAATAG
- a CDS encoding carbohydrate kinase family protein encodes MVKKKVFKVVGLGEVLWDMLPSGRELGGAPANFTYHAAQLGADATLISAIGNDKLGQEAAALLKQKRVNHLLYASSKPTGTVEVTLKEGIPFYDIKANVAWDDLVIIPQMAAAVAAADAICFGTLAQRGDMSRNSIRVLLEMAPVDCLLVFDINLRQHFYSREIIEESLFYANILKVNEDELEVLSEMFGLAGSPTDRCNALLTGFGLAMVVLTLGANGSFLFAGKEKSFLAAPKVAVADTVGAGDAFTAALVDGVLREQKLAEIHRQAVTLSAFVCTQKGAMPIYPKELRLH; translated from the coding sequence ATGGTAAAAAAGAAGGTGTTTAAGGTAGTTGGATTGGGTGAGGTGCTATGGGATATGCTTCCTTCTGGACGAGAGTTGGGGGGCGCTCCCGCTAACTTCACCTACCATGCGGCGCAACTTGGCGCTGATGCTACCCTAATTAGCGCTATTGGGAACGATAAGTTGGGGCAGGAGGCTGCAGCCCTGCTTAAGCAAAAAAGGGTTAACCATCTTTTATACGCTTCGTCTAAGCCAACAGGTACCGTTGAGGTAACCCTTAAAGAGGGCATCCCATTTTATGATATTAAAGCCAACGTGGCTTGGGACGATCTGGTGATAATTCCTCAAATGGCAGCTGCCGTTGCTGCTGCCGATGCTATTTGTTTTGGCACGTTGGCACAGCGTGGCGATATGTCTCGCAATTCGATTAGGGTGTTGCTCGAAATGGCTCCTGTGGACTGCCTGCTGGTTTTTGACATCAACCTGAGGCAGCATTTCTACAGCCGCGAGATAATTGAGGAATCGCTTTTTTATGCCAACATACTTAAAGTAAATGAGGACGAGTTGGAGGTGCTTTCGGAGATGTTCGGGCTAGCAGGCTCGCCTACCGACCGATGTAATGCACTACTAACAGGCTTTGGCTTGGCGATGGTTGTTCTTACGCTGGGGGCCAATGGCAGCTTCCTGTTTGCTGGTAAGGAAAAATCGTTTTTAGCGGCACCGAAGGTTGCTGTTGCTGATACAGTTGGTGCTGGAGATGCTTTTACGGCAGCTTTGGTTGATGGTGTTTTACGCGAACAGAAGCTCGCGGAGATCCACCGCCAGGCCGTAACCCTTTCCGCTTTTGTTTGTACTCAAAAAGGGGCTATGCCCATCTATCCGAAAGAATTAAGGCTCCACTAA
- a CDS encoding DEAD/DEAH box helicase, translated as MTFDDLNLNAPLRNALEELGYIYPTPIQASTYPAALSGKDIVGIAQTGTGKTFAYLLPILKQLTYSDQRQPRVLIVVPTRELVLQVIKEIESLTTFMTVRVAGVYGGANMNTQRKTIHEGLDILVATPGRLVDLTLTGVLRLKSIQKFVIDEVDEMLNLGFRPQVMSMMDMLPPKRQNLMFSATLTPDVEEIITSFFDKPERIEEAPHGTPLDKIDQMSYLVPNYNTKQNLLEHLLNTDTEMSRVLIFVRNKRIADRLHERLSERYPGLVGVIHSNKAPNTRVNALRRFNDGESKVLIATDIISRGLDISDVSHVINFDAPMEAPDYIHRIGRTGRADKNGVAINLVVDADMDYMADIEELMEMQIHVEPIPAEVKISTVLTEDEKQAPAYDKHYLKAPSIKQSQGSFHEKKAKNKKVNLGGPSKRNNKHAKVRRAAPAPSKKTGRMID; from the coding sequence GTGACTTTCGACGATCTTAATCTGAACGCCCCGCTGAGGAATGCCCTCGAAGAGCTGGGCTATATCTACCCAACACCAATCCAAGCAAGCACATATCCGGCAGCCCTGTCGGGTAAAGATATTGTGGGGATTGCACAAACAGGTACCGGCAAAACGTTTGCCTACCTGCTGCCCATCCTCAAGCAGCTAACCTACTCGGACCAGCGACAGCCCCGAGTGCTTATTGTGGTGCCCACCCGCGAGCTGGTGCTACAGGTTATTAAGGAGATAGAGTCGCTCACCACCTTCATGACCGTGCGCGTTGCGGGCGTGTACGGCGGTGCCAACATGAATACACAGAGGAAAACCATTCACGAGGGGCTAGATATCCTGGTTGCCACGCCCGGTAGGCTGGTAGACCTCACCCTAACGGGAGTACTCCGCCTTAAGTCGATCCAAAAGTTCGTTATCGACGAGGTGGACGAGATGCTGAACCTAGGCTTCCGCCCGCAGGTTATGAGCATGATGGACATGCTGCCCCCCAAGCGCCAAAACTTGATGTTCTCGGCCACCCTAACTCCCGACGTGGAGGAGATTATCACCAGCTTCTTCGACAAACCCGAACGCATAGAGGAGGCGCCCCACGGGACACCGCTCGATAAGATAGACCAGATGTCGTACCTGGTTCCGAACTACAATACGAAGCAGAACCTGCTGGAGCACCTGCTAAACACCGACACCGAGATGAGCCGCGTGCTGATCTTTGTGCGCAACAAGCGCATTGCCGACAGGCTACACGAGCGCCTAAGCGAACGCTACCCCGGCCTGGTGGGGGTAATCCACTCCAACAAGGCGCCCAACACCCGCGTAAACGCCCTTAGGCGCTTCAACGACGGCGAGTCGAAGGTGCTTATCGCCACAGATATCATCTCGCGCGGGTTGGACATCTCCGACGTGTCGCACGTTATCAACTTCGACGCGCCCATGGAGGCCCCAGACTACATCCACCGCATTGGGCGTACCGGCCGTGCCGACAAGAATGGGGTGGCCATCAACCTGGTGGTAGATGCTGATATGGATTACATGGCCGATATCGAGGAGCTGATGGAGATGCAAATCCACGTAGAGCCGATACCTGCCGAGGTGAAGATATCCACCGTCCTAACCGAAGACGAGAAGCAGGCACCCGCCTACGACAAGCACTACCTCAAGGCGCCCTCCATCAAGCAATCGCAGGGTAGCTTCCACGAGAAAAAGGCCAAGAACAAGAAGGTAAACCTAGGTGGCCCAAGCAAGCGCAACAACAAGCACGCCAAGGTGCGCCGCGCCGCGCCTGCCCCATCTAAGAAAACAGGCCGAATGATTGACTAA
- a CDS encoding NAD(P)/FAD-dependent oxidoreductase, which produces METSNKYDAIVLGAGPAGLTAGIYLSRAKLRTLIISEGMVGGQMILTHEIANYLGVESISGYQLSGIMRKQAKSFGCDIISNTQIVDIKLDGSEKMVSLIGGKTFFAHAVILSPGGRSRTLGVAGEEEFKGRGISYCATCDGDFFAGKEIVVVGGGNSALEEAVSLTKYATKVTVVHQFDHFQAFEHAIEEVEANPKISTILESTIEEYFGNERLEGVVIRNLKTGAKTRYRTDGAFVFIGYVPNTEFLEDTVSLNSKGEIVVDADMQTSIAGVFAAGDSTAKRYRQITTAVADGTIAALSAAAYVNDVKRNWQKGNDAIAQS; this is translated from the coding sequence ATGGAAACTAGCAATAAGTATGATGCCATTGTTTTAGGTGCAGGGCCTGCCGGTTTAACGGCGGGCATTTACCTTTCGAGGGCTAAGCTACGAACGCTAATAATTAGCGAAGGGATGGTTGGTGGGCAGATGATTTTAACGCACGAAATTGCCAACTATCTAGGAGTTGAGAGCATAAGCGGCTACCAGCTGTCTGGTATTATGCGTAAGCAGGCCAAGAGTTTCGGATGCGACATTATATCCAATACTCAGATTGTTGATATAAAACTGGATGGCTCAGAAAAGATGGTGAGCCTAATTGGTGGTAAAACCTTTTTTGCTCATGCGGTAATACTATCTCCAGGTGGCCGTTCTCGTACGCTGGGAGTTGCCGGAGAGGAGGAGTTTAAGGGGCGCGGTATATCCTATTGTGCAACCTGTGATGGTGATTTTTTTGCAGGAAAAGAAATTGTTGTAGTTGGTGGAGGTAACTCAGCCTTAGAGGAGGCCGTTTCGCTTACAAAGTATGCAACAAAGGTAACTGTTGTACACCAATTTGATCATTTTCAGGCTTTCGAGCATGCCATTGAGGAGGTAGAGGCTAATCCTAAAATCAGCACAATCTTGGAGTCGACCATCGAGGAGTATTTCGGGAACGAGAGGTTGGAGGGAGTTGTCATTCGTAATTTGAAAACAGGGGCAAAAACGAGGTACAGGACTGATGGTGCTTTTGTTTTTATTGGCTATGTTCCTAATACGGAGTTTTTGGAGGATACTGTAAGTTTGAACAGCAAGGGCGAGATTGTTGTTGATGCAGATATGCAAACTTCTATTGCAGGCGTTTTTGCTGCGGGAGATTCAACAGCTAAGCGCTACCGCCAAATTACAACAGCCGTAGCAGATGGGACTATTGCTGCACTTTCGGCCGCTGCATACGTGAATGACGTTAAACGTAATTGGCAGAAAGGGAATGACGCAATTGCACAGAGCTGA